A stretch of the Nitratifractor salsuginis DSM 16511 genome encodes the following:
- a CDS encoding sodium ion-translocating decarboxylase subunit beta, with protein MTMIRHLIFPFLILLGTMQVWASGSSAQPAAASELSQAPARELAVKETHVSKPLTQLLKDFFKTTGIYALVKPKEGAKNGQGEAMSRFAQSWGRIIMFLVVFVLFYLAIVKKFEPLLLLPIGFGGLLANIPVVNMTAPDNFLGIIYNMGIANEFFPLIIFMGVGAMTDFGPLLSNPKTALLGGAAQFGIFGSLVGAAALSQYTGLVDFTLKQCASISIIGGADGPTSIFIASALSPELLGAIAVAAYSYMALVPVIQPPIMKALTTEEERRIVMPRLRKVNKREKLIFPLLIVMLSAMLLPESTPLIGAFAFGNFAKESGVVDRLSHEMQNSLINITTIFLGLGVGSKLQADKFLVLDTMGILVIGLVAFAVGTAAGVLLAKLMNYFSKEPINPLIGAAGVSAVPMAARVVSKVGAEARPGNVLLMHAMGPNVAGVIGSAVAAGVLLSIFN; from the coding sequence ATGACGATGATCCGACATCTCATCTTTCCGTTTTTGATCCTGCTGGGGACGATGCAGGTTTGGGCTTCGGGCTCTTCCGCTCAGCCCGCCGCCGCCTCGGAACTCTCCCAGGCTCCCGCCCGGGAGCTGGCCGTCAAAGAGACCCACGTCTCCAAACCCCTGACTCAGCTGCTGAAAGATTTTTTCAAGACCACCGGCATCTACGCCCTGGTCAAGCCCAAAGAGGGAGCCAAAAACGGCCAGGGGGAGGCGATGAGCCGTTTCGCCCAGAGTTGGGGGCGGATCATTATGTTTCTGGTCGTATTCGTCCTCTTCTATCTGGCGATCGTCAAAAAGTTCGAGCCGCTGCTGCTGCTTCCCATCGGCTTTGGCGGCCTGCTGGCCAACATTCCCGTGGTCAATATGACGGCGCCTGATAACTTTCTGGGCATCATCTACAATATGGGGATCGCCAACGAATTTTTCCCGCTGATCATCTTTATGGGGGTTGGGGCGATGACCGATTTCGGCCCTTTGCTCTCCAACCCGAAGACGGCCCTGCTGGGCGGAGCGGCCCAGTTCGGTATCTTCGGTTCGCTGGTGGGGGCGGCGGCCCTCTCCCAATATACGGGCCTGGTCGATTTTACCCTCAAACAGTGCGCCTCCATCTCGATTATCGGCGGGGCGGACGGGCCGACGTCGATCTTCATCGCTTCGGCGCTCTCTCCGGAGCTGCTGGGAGCCATCGCCGTGGCGGCCTACTCCTATATGGCGCTGGTCCCGGTGATCCAGCCGCCGATTATGAAGGCGCTGACGACCGAAGAGGAACGGCGGATCGTGATGCCGAGATTGCGCAAAGTGAACAAACGGGAAAAACTGATCTTTCCGCTGCTGATCGTGATGCTCTCGGCGATGCTGCTTCCGGAGTCCACCCCGCTGATCGGTGCCTTCGCCTTCGGCAACTTCGCCAAAGAGTCGGGGGTCGTCGATCGTCTCAGCCACGAGATGCAAAACTCCCTCATCAACATCACGACCATCTTTCTGGGCCTGGGTGTGGGGTCCAAGCTCCAGGCAGACAAGTTCCTGGTCCTGGATACGATGGGTATTCTCGTCATCGGGCTGGTCGCCTTCGCGGTGGGAACTGCAGCGGGAGTTTTGTTGGCCAAGCTGATGAACTACTTCAGCAAGGAACCCATCAACCCCCTCATCGGCGCGGCAGGGGTCTCCGCCGTGCCGATGGCGGCGAGGGTCGTCAGCAAAGTCGGCGCCGAGGCCCGCCCCGGCAACGTGCTGCTGATGCATGCCATGGGGCCCAATGTGGCCGGAGTGATCGGTTCGGCTGTGGCCGCCGGCGTACTGTTGTCGATCTTCAATTAA
- a CDS encoding biotin/lipoyl-containing protein, which yields MAKKYIDVMDTSFRDGFQSVFGGRVLMEDFFPAVEAALEAGITHFEFGGGARFQTLYFYLREDAFEMMDRFREMVGPNVNLQILARGINTVMLDTGSREMIDLFAKLFAKHGTTTVRNFDALNDVQNLQYSGACVKKHGMAHEVVVTMMDLPPGCKGAHDVAFYEKVLREILESDLVFDSVAFKDASGTSNPHKVYETIRMARQLLGEDTHIRLHTHETAGVSVAGYLAALEGGANGIDLAAAPVSGGTSQPDILTLMHALKGTDYDLGGLDLNKVRRYEKRFRECLKDYFIPPEATRVNPIIPFAPMPGGALTANTQMMRDSGNLDKFDEVIEGMTEVVEKGGYGTSVTPVSQFYWQQAYANVMFGPWKKIAPGYGKMVLGYFGRTPMPPDPEIVELAREQLHLEPTEENPLDIADRDEKKSIAYWKAVLQAEGIEATEENIFIAAACDKKGIAYLKGESPLMVRKGAQNETKQSEGAEMAGNYTVIVDGKKYSVQVSEGEGEITVQPAGESSASAKESPEAKPATPTGGKGTIEVEAQTPGTVWKILKKPGDHVDEGEPIMILEAMKMEIEVAAPMQGTVATIDVEPNEQIEEGRLLATLA from the coding sequence ATGGCGAAAAAGTATATCGATGTGATGGATACCAGTTTCCGGGACGGCTTTCAGTCGGTCTTCGGCGGGCGGGTGCTGATGGAAGACTTCTTCCCCGCGGTGGAAGCGGCTCTGGAAGCGGGGATCACCCACTTCGAGTTCGGCGGGGGTGCGCGTTTCCAAACCCTCTACTTCTATCTCCGGGAAGACGCCTTCGAAATGATGGACCGTTTCCGGGAGATGGTGGGCCCCAATGTCAATCTCCAGATCCTCGCTCGGGGAATCAATACGGTGATGCTCGATACCGGCAGCCGGGAGATGATTGACCTCTTCGCCAAACTCTTCGCCAAGCACGGGACCACGACCGTGCGCAACTTCGACGCCCTGAACGATGTGCAGAACCTCCAATACAGCGGCGCCTGCGTCAAAAAGCACGGCATGGCCCACGAAGTGGTGGTGACGATGATGGATCTGCCGCCGGGCTGCAAGGGAGCGCACGATGTAGCCTTCTACGAAAAGGTGCTCCGGGAGATTCTCGAGAGTGACCTGGTCTTCGACAGTGTGGCCTTCAAAGACGCCAGCGGCACTTCCAACCCCCATAAAGTCTACGAGACGATCCGGATGGCACGGCAGCTTCTGGGAGAAGATACCCATATCCGCCTCCATACCCACGAAACGGCCGGAGTGAGTGTCGCCGGCTACCTGGCGGCTCTGGAGGGGGGCGCCAACGGTATCGACCTGGCGGCGGCACCCGTGAGCGGCGGAACTTCCCAGCCCGACATCCTGACCCTGATGCATGCCCTCAAAGGGACCGACTACGATCTGGGCGGCCTCGATCTGAACAAGGTTCGGCGCTATGAAAAGCGCTTTCGGGAGTGCCTGAAAGATTATTTCATCCCGCCCGAAGCGACCCGGGTCAATCCCATCATCCCTTTCGCCCCGATGCCCGGAGGTGCCCTCACTGCCAATACCCAGATGATGCGCGACAGCGGCAACCTCGACAAATTCGACGAAGTGATCGAAGGGATGACCGAGGTGGTGGAGAAGGGGGGCTACGGCACTTCGGTGACGCCGGTGAGTCAATTCTATTGGCAGCAGGCTTACGCCAACGTGATGTTCGGCCCCTGGAAGAAGATTGCCCCCGGATACGGCAAGATGGTGCTGGGCTATTTCGGCCGCACCCCGATGCCTCCCGATCCCGAGATCGTGGAGCTGGCCCGAGAGCAGCTCCATCTGGAACCGACCGAGGAGAATCCCCTGGATATCGCCGACCGGGACGAAAAGAAATCCATCGCCTACTGGAAAGCGGTGCTCCAGGCCGAGGGGATCGAAGCGACGGAGGAGAATATTTTCATCGCGGCGGCCTGTGACAAGAAGGGGATCGCCTACCTCAAAGGGGAATCGCCGCTGATGGTGCGCAAGGGTGCCCAAAACGAAACGAAGCAAAGCGAGGGAGCAGAGATGGCAGGGAATTACACCGTAATCGTCGACGGCAAGAAGTACAGTGTGCAGGTGAGCGAAGGGGAAGGGGAGATCACGGTCCAGCCGGCCGGGGAATCCTCCGCTTCCGCCAAAGAGAGCCCGGAGGCCAAGCCGGCGACTCCCACCGGCGGCAAAGGGACGATCGAAGTGGAGGCCCAAACTCCCGGTACCGTCTGGAAGATCCTCAAAAAACCCGGCGATCATGTCGACGAGGGGGAGCCGATTATGATCCTGGAGGCGATGAAGATGGAGATCGAAGTGGCCGCGCCCATGCAGGGGACCGTCGCCACCATCGATGTGGAACCCAACGAACAGATCGAGGAGGGGCGTCTCCTGGCGACGCTGGCATGA
- a CDS encoding acylphosphatase: MESYRFIVHGRVQGVFYRKFVAQKLRALGIQGYVRNLPDGTVEVVARLSEDQLDAVLQTLKEGSPMSEVEDITVEVLDEDDLLYDGFEIRYE; encoded by the coding sequence GTGGAGAGTTATCGCTTTATCGTTCACGGAAGAGTGCAGGGGGTCTTTTACCGCAAGTTCGTCGCCCAGAAGCTCAGGGCGCTGGGGATCCAGGGCTATGTGCGCAATCTGCCCGATGGGACGGTGGAGGTGGTGGCGCGGCTCAGTGAGGATCAGCTCGATGCGGTGCTGCAAACCCTCAAAGAAGGGTCGCCTATGAGTGAGGTGGAGGATATTACCGTGGAAGTCCTCGACGAGGACGATCTCCTCTACGACGGTTTTGAAATACGCTACGAGTAG
- a CDS encoding OadG family protein: MEVHLVEESIKFMILGMGIVFVFLYILVLLMRLQAWIIERFFPEKSSRQKAAPALKADDEEGARVAAIVAAVAEYRKARAGKA, encoded by the coding sequence ATGGAAGTCCATCTCGTCGAGGAGAGTATCAAGTTTATGATACTGGGGATGGGGATCGTCTTTGTCTTTCTCTATATCCTAGTGCTTTTGATGCGCCTCCAGGCTTGGATCATCGAACGCTTTTTCCCGGAAAAATCTTCAAGACAGAAGGCTGCTCCGGCGCTCAAAGCGGACGATGAAGAGGGGGCCCGGGTCGCGGCGATCGTCGCGGCGGTGGCTGAATACCGCAAAGCCCGTGCCGGAAAGGCTTGA
- a CDS encoding DEAD/DEAH box helicase, with amino-acid sequence MTFKDFDLHPEVAKGVRIAGFKEPSPIQKEAIPIILEGRDLVGQAHTGTGKTAAFGLPILDRIARGEIERALVITPTRELATQVSDELYHLGRFAGIRTLAVYGGVGYGRQIALIHRGVQIVVATPGRLKDLYQKGKIDVFNPEVVVLDEADEMLDMGFLDDVREIFEYIPQNRQTLLFSATMPDPIKELADTLLYEPEFISVVGEETTKNVDIEQYYYVINENQRDEAIVRLLETENYDKALIFCRMKREVDRLAEELKALGFNAAGLHGDIDQMERDAIVKSFRRGETRILIATDVAARGLDIKNVTHVFNYHIPFDPQSYVHRIGRTGRAGKRGRAITLASTEEFRELQRIRKEVGADMKLATLQVAGSGSIGDEQIEMLSQKLQETALHPMVDQVLAKMSDMDQSTFIKKAISYILETEEFDESDRIGYDEEELEALLGEFEATQRQSKSGKKRKRRR; translated from the coding sequence ATGACATTTAAAGATTTTGACTTGCACCCGGAGGTGGCCAAGGGAGTCCGCATCGCCGGCTTCAAAGAGCCCAGCCCGATCCAGAAAGAGGCGATCCCCATCATCCTGGAGGGGCGTGATCTGGTGGGTCAGGCCCACACCGGGACCGGAAAGACCGCAGCCTTCGGTCTGCCGATCCTCGACCGGATCGCCCGGGGAGAGATCGAGCGGGCTTTGGTAATCACCCCCACGCGGGAGTTGGCGACCCAGGTCAGCGATGAGCTTTACCATTTGGGGCGCTTCGCCGGGATCCGGACTCTGGCGGTCTATGGCGGCGTAGGCTACGGTCGGCAGATCGCTCTGATCCACCGGGGCGTGCAGATCGTCGTGGCAACCCCGGGACGGCTCAAAGACCTCTACCAGAAGGGCAAAATCGATGTCTTTAACCCCGAAGTGGTGGTTTTGGACGAGGCGGACGAGATGCTCGATATGGGCTTTCTCGACGATGTGCGGGAGATCTTCGAATACATCCCCCAAAACCGCCAGACGCTGCTTTTCTCGGCGACGATGCCCGATCCCATCAAAGAGCTCGCCGATACGCTGCTCTATGAGCCGGAGTTCATCTCCGTCGTCGGGGAAGAGACCACCAAAAACGTCGATATCGAGCAGTATTACTATGTCATCAATGAAAATCAGCGCGACGAAGCGATCGTCCGGCTGCTGGAGACGGAGAATTACGACAAAGCCCTGATCTTCTGCCGGATGAAGCGGGAGGTGGACCGCCTGGCCGAAGAACTCAAAGCCCTGGGCTTCAACGCGGCGGGGCTGCACGGCGATATCGACCAGATGGAGCGGGATGCCATCGTCAAATCCTTCCGGCGGGGAGAGACCCGGATCCTCATCGCCACCGACGTCGCGGCCCGGGGACTGGATATCAAAAACGTCACCCACGTCTTCAACTACCATATCCCCTTCGATCCCCAGAGCTATGTCCACCGCATCGGCCGGACGGGCCGGGCGGGCAAGCGGGGCCGGGCCATCACCCTGGCTTCGACGGAAGAGTTCCGGGAGCTTCAGCGCATCCGCAAAGAGGTAGGAGCCGACATGAAGCTGGCGACCCTCCAGGTAGCCGGAAGCGGCAGCATCGGCGACGAGCAGATCGAGATGCTCAGCCAAAAGCTTCAGGAGACCGCGCTGCACCCGATGGTGGACCAGGTCCTGGCCAAAATGTCCGATATGGACCAGAGTACCTTTATCAAAAAAGCGATCAGCTATATCCTGGAGACCGAAGAGTTCGACGAGAGCGATCGGATCGGCTATGACGAAGAGGAGCTCGAAGCGCTGCTCGGGGAGTTCGAAGCAACCCAGCGCCAGAGCAAAAGCGGCAAAAAGCGAAAAAGAAGACGCTAA
- the msrA gene encoding peptide-methionine (S)-S-oxide reductase MsrA, translated as MAIREAILGGGCFWCLDAAFRQVDGVVDVISGYANGHVANPTYKEVCTDTTGHAEVVKVLYDDSKISYRDLLKIFYAIHDPTTLNRQGADFGSQYRSTILYQNEEERKIAEEVTAEVQKGLERKIVTRIEPLKNFYPAEEYHQNYFAKNPHHGYCQVVVAPKVLKVREKFPEKVKH; from the coding sequence ATGGCGATAAGAGAAGCGATCCTGGGCGGAGGCTGTTTCTGGTGTCTCGATGCGGCTTTCCGGCAAGTCGACGGGGTAGTGGATGTGATCAGCGGCTACGCCAACGGCCACGTTGCAAACCCTACCTACAAAGAAGTCTGCACCGACACCACCGGCCACGCCGAAGTGGTCAAAGTACTCTACGACGATAGCAAGATCAGCTACCGGGACCTGCTGAAGATCTTCTACGCCATCCACGACCCCACCACCCTCAACCGCCAGGGAGCCGATTTCGGCAGTCAATACCGTTCCACCATCCTCTACCAAAACGAAGAAGAGAGAAAGATCGCCGAGGAAGTGACCGCCGAGGTGCAAAAAGGGCTGGAGCGAAAGATCGTCACCAGGATCGAGCCCCTCAAAAACTTCTACCCCGCCGAAGAGTATCACCAAAACTACTTCGCCAAAAACCCCCATCATGGCTACTGCCAAGTGGTCGTTGCCCCCAAGGTCCTCAAAGTACGTGAAAAATTCCCGGAGAAGGTCAAGCACTAA
- a CDS encoding HD domain-containing protein, with product MRIKHDPIHTDIILTPLESRVINSGLFNRLQYIMQTSTSYFSFPSLKHSRYSHSVGTMHVAGVMFCNIVKNTDVETINTLLQKVETIINNHILDSRIIQELKTGSDNFKKELTGFCVENTKPINCEYFYKSNNSYILNETLSIFKYSDDRKLFLYQILLESIRIVGLLHDVGHMPFSHLFENVLKEIYGDLIDLDRNSDLTEKQNYYYELLKSLIENNKNNKKIPIHEFLGEKLGLLIFDEILDDCIEIEEKIIIYIIRELVSMIFQEKVIEEFKFKKLHQIVDGAIDADRIDYVQRDVLHSGLKILAFDQNRIINNIKFDNNFNLLFPNFVLSTIENFFVSRYESYNEIIFHHKVIRTNMLLEDILIYLIKDYLVQQNDSTDKAGSRITYLLEDNITGLFNVLEYVLNNNILDMVKMALINQFEENWLLRLLKHFRYELEEKNTRRNDIENYLLDCLKDVLDDEENFITIWDNKELFKDDFFSLMRNYFDVKNDDFIDDFFYTYVSVNNLKEDDESIKGIVHKINSKLSGNKRLLYTIRDFKLGTPNVKDNIKIEYSDSIRDFEEVSTVDERLKNRFLENMKILFFTNEDHEKVEELKKQLLIELGLHFVSFYNSTSLVYYLLDESIEFVNARIDSENIKNTLMQAMRKVETLKRFLVRKEIDVTSERGEDIIMTQVEKVKDIINGLSIVEQIEIFNFMSEEGYSVILVKEEDYV from the coding sequence ATGAGAATCAAACATGATCCCATACATACTGATATTATATTAACGCCATTAGAGAGCAGGGTGATCAACTCGGGTCTTTTTAATCGTTTGCAATATATTATGCAGACATCAACTTCTTATTTTTCTTTCCCTTCTTTGAAACATAGTCGATATTCTCACAGTGTTGGTACAATGCATGTAGCAGGTGTCATGTTTTGTAATATTGTTAAAAATACTGATGTAGAAACTATTAACACTCTGCTCCAAAAGGTAGAAACTATTATAAACAATCATATATTGGACTCTAGAATTATTCAAGAGTTAAAAACAGGATCTGATAATTTTAAAAAAGAGCTAACAGGTTTTTGTGTCGAAAATACAAAACCTATAAACTGTGAATATTTTTATAAAAGTAACAATTCATATATTTTAAATGAAACATTAAGTATATTTAAATATTCGGATGACAGGAAGTTGTTTCTCTATCAAATTCTTCTGGAGTCTATACGAATTGTAGGGTTGCTACATGATGTTGGGCACATGCCGTTTAGCCATTTATTTGAAAACGTTTTAAAAGAGATATATGGAGACTTAATTGATTTAGATAGGAATAGTGATTTAACAGAGAAACAGAATTATTATTATGAATTACTGAAATCACTTATTGAAAATAATAAAAATAATAAAAAAATACCTATTCATGAGTTTCTTGGAGAAAAGCTTGGTTTATTGATTTTTGATGAGATACTTGATGATTGCATAGAGATAGAAGAAAAAATTATTATTTATATTATAAGAGAATTAGTCTCTATGATTTTTCAAGAAAAGGTTATAGAAGAGTTTAAATTTAAAAAATTGCATCAAATAGTTGATGGAGCCATTGATGCAGATCGTATTGATTATGTTCAAAGAGATGTATTGCATAGCGGGTTGAAAATATTGGCTTTTGATCAAAATAGGATAATTAATAATATAAAATTTGATAATAATTTTAATTTATTATTCCCAAACTTTGTTCTTTCTACTATTGAGAACTTTTTTGTTTCAAGATATGAATCTTATAATGAAATTATTTTCCATCACAAAGTAATTAGAACAAATATGTTATTGGAAGATATATTGATATATCTGATAAAAGACTATCTTGTTCAGCAAAATGACTCTACCGATAAAGCTGGTTCGCGTATTACATATCTTCTTGAAGATAATATTACAGGACTTTTTAATGTACTAGAATATGTTTTGAATAATAATATTTTGGATATGGTAAAAATGGCTTTAATAAATCAATTCGAAGAAAATTGGCTTTTAAGATTATTGAAACACTTTAGATATGAATTAGAAGAAAAAAATACAAGAAGAAATGATATTGAAAACTATTTATTGGATTGTCTAAAAGATGTTTTAGATGATGAAGAAAACTTTATTACTATATGGGATAATAAAGAATTATTCAAAGATGATTTTTTTTCATTAATGAGAAATTATTTTGATGTTAAAAACGATGATTTTATAGACGATTTTTTTTATACTTATGTATCTGTAAATAATTTAAAGGAAGATGATGAAAGTATTAAAGGAATTGTTCATAAAATAAATTCTAAATTATCAGGAAATAAAAGACTATTATACACTATCCGTGATTTCAAACTCGGCACTCCAAATGTGAAAGATAATATTAAAATTGAATATAGTGATAGTATAAGAGACTTCGAAGAGGTATCAACGGTAGATGAAAGACTTAAGAATAGATTTTTAGAAAATATGAAAATATTATTTTTCACTAACGAGGATCATGAAAAAGTTGAGGAATTAAAGAAACAACTTTTAATAGAGCTTGGGTTGCATTTTGTCAGTTTTTATAATAGTACATCTTTAGTGTATTATTTGTTAGATGAATCTATTGAATTTGTCAATGCACGAATAGATAGTGAAAACATTAAAAATACACTAATGCAAGCTATGAGAAAAGTTGAGACTTTAAAACGTTTTTTAGTACGAAAAGAAATCGATGTGACTTCAGAAAGAGGAGAAGATATAATCATGACCCAAGTGGAAAAAGTAAAAGATATAATTAATGGTTTAAGTATTGTTGAACAGATTGAGATATTCAATTTTATGTCTGAAGAAGGCTATAGTGTAATTTTAGTAAAGGAGGAAGATTATGTGTAA
- the pckA gene encoding phosphoenolpyruvate carboxykinase (ATP): MQPNGLDKLDIENIGKVIYNPDYAKLAEDEKVKGECAFTDNGTAMVDTGIFTGRSPKDKYFVEQPPSNEHIAWGSINQPLTPEIYQELREITMKQLSGKDLYIIDAYAGASPSSRKAIRFVTEIAWQAHFIENMFIMPSEEELKNFEPDFVLYNACKATNPKFKEQGLNSEVYVAFNIEQNEAIIGGTWYGGEIKKGIFTMMNYWLPLEGKLSMHCSANIGKDDDVCLFFGLSGTGKTTLSTDPNRRLIGDDEHGWDDEGVFNFEGGCYAKVINLDPNSEPEIYNAIRPGALLENVVADEQGHVDYSDDSKTENTRVSYPIEHIENHECTLMGGHPKNIIFLTADAFGVLPPVSKLTKEQAMYYFLSGYTAKVAGTERGITEPVATFSACFGEAFLPLHPTVYAELLGKKIDEHDVNVYLVNTGWTGGPYGVGKRMSIKDTRACINGILNGSINEAEFETLPVFDLQIPKALEGVADNAVLNPRNTWEDKEAYDEQLRKLAAMFIENFNRYNDRGSEFDYSSAGPKL; this comes from the coding sequence ATGCAACCCAACGGATTGGACAAGCTCGACATCGAGAATATCGGGAAAGTGATCTACAACCCTGATTACGCGAAACTCGCCGAAGACGAAAAGGTCAAAGGGGAGTGTGCCTTTACCGACAACGGTACGGCTATGGTCGATACCGGGATCTTTACCGGCCGCAGTCCCAAAGACAAATACTTTGTCGAGCAGCCCCCCTCCAACGAGCATATCGCCTGGGGGTCCATCAACCAGCCTCTGACTCCCGAGATTTACCAGGAGCTTCGTGAGATTACGATGAAGCAACTCTCGGGCAAAGATCTCTACATCATCGACGCCTACGCCGGGGCCAGCCCGAGCAGCCGCAAGGCGATCCGCTTCGTCACCGAGATCGCCTGGCAGGCCCACTTCATCGAAAATATGTTCATCATGCCCAGCGAAGAGGAGCTAAAAAATTTCGAGCCCGACTTCGTGCTCTACAACGCCTGCAAAGCCACCAACCCCAAATTCAAAGAGCAGGGCCTCAACTCCGAAGTCTACGTCGCCTTCAATATCGAGCAGAACGAAGCGATCATCGGCGGTACCTGGTACGGCGGAGAGATCAAGAAGGGGATTTTCACGATGATGAACTATTGGCTCCCCTTGGAGGGCAAGCTCTCCATGCACTGCTCTGCCAACATCGGCAAAGACGATGACGTCTGCCTCTTCTTCGGCCTCTCCGGTACCGGAAAGACTACGCTTTCCACTGACCCCAACCGCCGCCTGATCGGTGACGACGAGCACGGCTGGGACGATGAGGGCGTCTTCAACTTCGAAGGGGGCTGCTACGCCAAGGTCATCAACCTCGACCCCAACAGCGAGCCCGAGATCTACAACGCCATCCGCCCCGGCGCGCTGCTCGAAAACGTCGTCGCCGACGAGCAGGGCCACGTGGACTACTCCGACGACTCCAAGACGGAGAACACCCGGGTCAGCTATCCCATCGAGCACATCGAGAACCACGAGTGCACTCTGATGGGCGGCCATCCCAAAAACATCATCTTCCTCACCGCCGACGCTTTCGGTGTGCTTCCTCCGGTGAGCAAACTGACCAAAGAGCAGGCGATGTACTACTTCCTGAGCGGCTACACCGCCAAAGTCGCCGGAACCGAGCGGGGAATCACCGAGCCGGTAGCCACCTTCAGCGCCTGCTTCGGCGAAGCCTTCCTCCCCCTGCATCCCACGGTCTATGCCGAGCTCCTGGGTAAAAAGATCGACGAGCACGATGTCAATGTCTATCTGGTCAACACCGGCTGGACCGGCGGCCCCTACGGCGTGGGTAAGCGGATGAGCATCAAAGACACCCGCGCCTGCATCAACGGCATCCTCAACGGCTCCATCAACGAAGCCGAGTTCGAAACCCTGCCGGTCTTCGACCTCCAGATCCCCAAAGCCCTCGAAGGCGTTGCCGACAACGCCGTCCTCAATCCCCGCAACACCTGGGAAGACAAAGAGGCTTACGACGAGCAGCTACGCAAACTGGCGGCGATGTTCATCGAGAACTTCAACCGCTACAACGACCGGGGGAGTGAGTTCGATTACTCTTCGGCGGGGCCGAAGCTCTAA
- a CDS encoding type II toxin-antitoxin system PemK/MazF family toxin, with protein sequence MSIEAKQGEVWMVRFYPQVGSDISKLRPAIIISHDTIGRLPLKTIVPVTDWKPSYEHYPWMIPITPSSTNGLSKPSAIDCFQIKNFSDDRFVEKIGVIELTLLQKIHQTVMKTLDPLF encoded by the coding sequence ATGAGTATTGAGGCCAAGCAGGGGGAAGTGTGGATGGTTCGTTTCTACCCTCAAGTCGGTAGCGATATATCCAAACTGCGTCCGGCCATCATTATCAGTCACGATACAATCGGTCGTCTCCCGCTTAAAACCATCGTTCCCGTCACCGATTGGAAGCCCTCATATGAGCACTACCCCTGGATGATTCCAATCACTCCAAGTTCCACCAACGGCCTCTCAAAGCCCTCAGCAATCGATTGCTTTCAGATTAAAAATTTCTCGGATGATCGTTTTGTAGAAAAGATCGGGGTTATAGAGCTCACTCTACTTCAGAAGATTCATCAAACGGTTATGAAAACTTTGGATCCTCTTTTTTGA
- a CDS encoding type II toxin-antitoxin system CcdA family antitoxin, which produces MAQSYGKQTEKVTFNISVELKERLLALKNELHVSLSSLYNEAITKYLREKELEKWEKGVSMALKDSEYKALNKELGADGGSLHEY; this is translated from the coding sequence ATGGCACAATCATATGGCAAACAGACAGAAAAGGTAACATTCAATATCTCGGTTGAACTCAAAGAGAGGTTGCTTGCCTTGAAAAATGAGCTTCATGTTTCACTCTCAAGTCTCTATAACGAGGCCATAACCAAGTATCTCCGGGAAAAAGAGTTGGAAAAGTGGGAAAAAGGCGTCTCGATGGCTTTGAAAGATTCGGAATATAAAGCGCTAAACAAAGAGCTGGGTGCAGATGGAGGATCACTGCATGAGTATTGA